One window from the genome of Terrimicrobium sacchariphilum encodes:
- the rpsP gene encoding 30S ribosomal protein S16, whose product MAVAIRLKREGARNHPYYKIVVTDQRSPRDGKFIEIIGTYDPKKEGENFSLSLDRAEYWVGVGARPSQTVGSLINKARKSSTVAA is encoded by the coding sequence ATGGCAGTTGCAATCCGACTCAAGCGCGAAGGCGCCCGCAATCACCCGTATTACAAGATCGTGGTGACCGATCAGCGTAGCCCGCGTGACGGAAAATTCATCGAGATCATCGGCACCTACGACCCGAAAAAAGAGGGTGAGAACTTCTCCCTTTCGCTCGATCGCGCGGAATACTGGGTGGGTGTTGGCGCCCGTCCTTCGCAGACCGTTGGCAGCCTGATCAACAAGGCCCGCAAGAGCAGCACGGTCGCAGCCTAA
- a CDS encoding KH domain-containing protein, producing the protein MEEFLRFVIGNLVEAPEAIVLTKTEAEDRVVYHLALRKTDVPKIIGKGGHTIQAIRTLLSAAGHKRGVKATLEIVE; encoded by the coding sequence ATGGAGGAATTCCTGCGCTTCGTCATTGGCAACCTCGTGGAGGCCCCCGAGGCGATCGTCCTTACCAAGACGGAAGCCGAGGACCGGGTGGTCTACCACTTGGCGCTCCGCAAGACCGACGTGCCCAAGATTATCGGCAAGGGTGGTCACACCATCCAGGCCATCCGTACCCTGCTCAGTGCAGCAGGGCACAAGCGTGGCGTGAAAGCCACGCTGGAGATCGTCGAGTGA